One window of Thermostichus vulcanus str. 'Rupite' genomic DNA carries:
- a CDS encoding DUF1816 domain-containing protein, which produces MDPVSNPLANLLDKIRGLSVWIEITTEDCTYYYGPFSTEAEAEQLKGHYIADLKAEGSEKIQVLVKKMRQPESLTVARTRTGARS; this is translated from the coding sequence ATGGATCCCGTGAGCAACCCTTTGGCCAACCTGTTGGATAAGATCCGCGGCTTATCGGTCTGGATTGAGATCACCACCGAAGACTGCACCTACTACTATGGCCCCTTCTCCACTGAGGCAGAAGCCGAGCAGCTCAAAGGTCACTACATTGCCGATTTAAAAGCGGAAGGATCCGAAAAGATCCAGGTCCTGGTGAAGAAAATGCGCCAGCCGGAGTCCCTGACGGTGGCCCGTACTCGTACTGGAGCTCGGTCTTGA
- a CDS encoding 2Fe-2S iron-sulfur cluster-binding protein, with protein sequence MAATAYQVTVHHRGQTYRFTAPADQPVLQAAFDQGVELPSSCQAGVCTTCAARLRSGSVTQPDAMGIGPELKEQGFVLLCVAYATSDLVVETDQEDEVYRLQFGS encoded by the coding sequence ATGGCAGCCACCGCTTACCAGGTGACGGTTCATCATCGCGGCCAGACTTACCGGTTCACCGCTCCTGCCGATCAGCCAGTTTTGCAGGCGGCCTTTGACCAGGGAGTCGAGCTGCCTTCCTCTTGTCAGGCAGGGGTCTGTACCACTTGTGCGGCACGACTCCGGTCGGGATCTGTCACTCAGCCGGACGCCATGGGCATTGGGCCAGAGCTGAAGGAACAGGGCTTTGTGCTGTTATGTGTAGCCTATGCTACCTCCGATCTGGTGGTGGAAACCGATCAAGAGGATGAGGTTTACCGTCTACAATTTGGTTCCTGA
- the thiD gene encoding bifunctional hydroxymethylpyrimidine kinase/phosphomethylpyrimidine kinase, producing the protein MSEATVVTELRPPVALTIAGSDSGGGAGIQADLRTFAFQRVHGTAALTCVTAQNTLGVSRVDALPPEAVAAQIEAVVGDIGVQGIKTGMLLNQEIVQEVAHQVERLGLNPLVVDPVMVSRTGAKLLAEEAIVAIRERLIPLAQVLTPNRYEAQILSGLELHSLEDMKAAAERIGYQGSPAVLVKGGGMPGELQGVDVWFDGQRLEVLKTERIPTRHTHGTGCTLSAAIAAQLAWGKEPFEAVQQAKLYVTEALRHPLAIGAGQGPVGHFYPLLG; encoded by the coding sequence GTGAGTGAAGCAACTGTAGTAACGGAATTACGTCCTCCCGTCGCTCTGACCATTGCCGGATCCGATAGTGGCGGTGGGGCAGGCATTCAGGCGGATCTGCGCACCTTTGCCTTTCAGCGGGTTCACGGGACAGCGGCGCTCACCTGTGTTACCGCCCAAAATACCCTTGGGGTCAGTCGGGTCGATGCCTTACCCCCAGAGGCGGTGGCTGCTCAAATAGAGGCGGTGGTGGGTGATATCGGCGTGCAGGGGATCAAAACCGGCATGCTGCTAAATCAGGAGATCGTTCAGGAAGTGGCTCACCAAGTGGAGCGATTGGGGCTCAACCCCCTCGTTGTGGATCCGGTGATGGTGTCGCGGACAGGAGCGAAGTTGCTGGCGGAAGAGGCGATTGTGGCGATTCGAGAGCGTTTAATCCCCTTAGCCCAGGTGCTCACGCCCAACCGCTACGAGGCGCAAATCTTGTCCGGCTTGGAGCTGCACTCCCTGGAGGATATGAAAGCGGCTGCGGAACGGATTGGATACCAGGGATCCCCGGCGGTGCTGGTGAAGGGGGGCGGCATGCCGGGGGAGCTGCAGGGGGTGGATGTATGGTTTGATGGGCAGCGATTGGAAGTATTGAAAACGGAGCGGATCCCCACCCGTCACACCCATGGCACCGGCTGTACGCTTTCGGCGGCAATCGCAGCGCAACTGGCTTGGGGGAAGGAGCCTTTCGAGGCGGTTCAACAGGCCAAGCTCTATGTGACGGAAGCGCTGCGTCATCCTCTGGCGATTGGAGCGGGTCAGGGGCCGGTGGGTCATTTCTATCCACTTCTCGGTTAG